The DNA sequence ttattCCTGTATATTACTCTTTCTTCTTCGCATTATAGGTCATCTTGAGGCCTTTAGACATTGTGCATCATGCATCAACTTCTTTTGTTAACCCTTACCAGATATTCATTATGCTCACAGTGGCGGATGCGaattagcatcaagctagcagACCTTTCTTTAATCACTTGTTTGGTGCTTTTAATTTTGTCAGAATATGGAGCGAGccagcataaataaataaatgaataaataaatgaataaataaataaataaaccagtCATTTCTGGGCCTATACTTAGGACATCGTCAAAGTCCTTGTGAATCCTTCTGATGAAATCGTTAACACCCAaagacacgcacacgcacacatatacacacacgtcTTTGCTTCAGCGGTCTCAACAAAACAGAAGACTAGAGGAAGCATCAGAAGATGCCGGGAGGTGCCCTTACCTGCTCTTTTACTCGTATGCCTCGAGGAGCCTGAAGGCAGCGCTATCACGTGAACACACACATACCTGCCCAAAtcaataaacacacaaaatttCACCCACATTGTCTGTTCCtgctggggttttttttttccacaaacacCCTCAACCCATATCCTTTTGTATGGCATACACAAATACACTTCCCCACCTGTCAGGTAGGAAAGACACAGCAGCTCTCTGGCTTAACCTTTATGACAAGCTTTATCACATGCACTCATTTTTTAGCTAACAGCCAATCACCAACAGTTGACGCCATTTTGCCAACCATCATTCAAATTGTACCGAAGAAGCACAATGAACTGTAAATGTTACTTTTTACTTAGATTTGTTGTCAGCTGCAAATATAGCCACAAAAGCTCCAGTGAAGGAAAACACTTGCAGAAAATTTGCAGAACAAGAAGCAATCCAGAAGACTTGGAAAATGGAAGCATACCCATAAGACACTAAGCAAGAGTGGGCTGTTGCGTTTGTCTAGGCTAGGGGAGGTGTCTTCCTGCAACTAATTACTTAAGCAGTTGTCAAAGGTTCCAAGCAAGCTCTTGAATTCCAATGAAGAGGGCCGGGTGAACAAGCTGTGGGTTTTGCATATTTTATCACGAGTTCAACTTCTCTCGTGTAACCTTGGTGTTGTCGAGGCTGGCAGAGAGCCATTGAAAATCTACGCGTGTTGCCAATGGCGGGAGGCAATACTTGAAGGCATATCTGCGCTTGGCAAAAGGACATTTGTGTTGGAAATTGCGAATAAGAATCATGAATTTGTTTATTCTAGCAGCGGCGGAATTAACGAGCGGAATTTAGTCCACGGCTGAGATGCTGCAACTTGAACGTGCCTTTATTGTAATTGgagtatttttaatttgatgagTTTTAATTAGTTGGACAAGCTGGTTGCTTTCTAAAAATGCTTAGTTTTTATTTAGCTTTAAGTAAACATATCTATTTTTTTCAGCAGCAGCCAAGCCCATGAAGTTTGAGAgcgagattttttcttttttttttttaatacttgccGGTGTTGATAAGACATTTTGTGAGGTGTCAAATTTACAAGacgtttattttcacttttctttAAATGTCTCCCCTACCTTTGTTTGCACTTTCAATTTGCATATCAAAGTAATCCCATTGGGACTTTCTTTGCATATTTACATCTGATTTGGAACGTTAAATGAACATGTCAAAAACAGTCGTGTTTGTATCGTTCTCAAGGTGCGAAGACTCGCGAGCTTGTATAATTAGCAGCAGAACATGTAACATTGCCAAATGAACAAAAGAAGCAAAATTCAAACGGGATTCAAATAACACCAAGAGGCACCTTTCATATGTTGCCTTTCATACACATACTATTCAAATATTCCCATTTCACCTTTGGACCATAATGCTTGCTGAAATGATAGCTCTCTTTGAATAATAAAAGTCCAAAATATATATTGTGGCTATGCTTCTTAGCCAGTGGTGACATCAGGTCTCCTAAATTCCATCAGTTTCACTTTTGAAAGGGGGCAGAATGAATATTTTTAGATTGTTCACATTTGTGAAAGGTTCaaggtcgttttttttttgttttttttctctctgcttGACAAAAACAATCTGTCTCCTTAACGTCCCAGAGTTCAAAGTCACGATACAGTAAAAGCGATCTGTCATTTTACCTGACAGCGGAACGTCTACGCACTGATATGTTCATCCTCTGAAACcagatttaaacttttttttgtcacatgttGATGGGGGCAGAAGATGGGGGGGAGGACTCAGAGGTCCCCCATTCGTGGTGACATGTTTGATGTGTGTTTTCTCACAAGTCTACAAATGAAATCGTTCGTTCGGCTTCTCCCTGCTGAAAGATAAGCTTAAAAATGGGATTATTGCTGGAGCCAGTATTTTGGATTGGCACACTGGTCTCCTGGGCTTACAAACATGATGGTTTGGTTTCTTCTATTGTACCATTAATTTGGCTTATTATTATTGATTAAATAGTCTCCTGTCATCAGTCTAGAAATGGTAACAAAGTCAAGCTTTAGCGAAACATGCCACAAATGGAGAAAACCAAGAACAGCCAGTTCGTAAAAAATGACCCCCGTCGCCCGGGAGGCCACAAAAGACCTCGGGACCAAGATTGGAACAACTGACTGGAAGCCACCCTCGCTTCAGCGAAACCTAGTTTTCATGACTCAATATTGAGGAAGAGACTGAACAAAAATAGCATAGTTCCGAGAAGTAAACCGGTTTTAATATTCACCTGGGTTATCTTTCTCTGATAATTCTAATTGTTTGATGATATCAAACATTAAAGTGGTGAAACAATGGGTAAAAGGAGTTGAGAGGggcaaatcctttttttttttttccacgccaCTGTTTAATTCCAGAAATCTGTTGCATTTTTGAACGGTTTGATTTATACAATTCTGTAACTGAGCTCAGTGTGCCCCCTGTTGGCTTGAAGGTGACACTGTTATAGATTATTATGGCaaccatcccaaaaaaaaaataaaaaatcttacATGACGGATGTTTAAGATTAAATGCACAGACCAGTCTGTTGAAAATTTGACCTCTCATAAGAGCACGCTCTCACTAGAAGAGAAAAAGCAAAAAGGTTTCCTCAGTCAATTTGCAGTTCCCACTGTGGAATCAACAAAATGGCAACTACAAGACCTCGGTTCTTTATTTAATTCTAAAAATACCTATTtaaaaggaaagaaggaaaaatGTTGCGTTCACTGCGTGACACAATCTGGGACGTCCGACGACTGAGAGGCGCACCCATCCGAGGTGGCATCTGCAAaaacaaggggaaaaaaaaaacacttttgaatAACTGGTGTTCAGGAAGTAACCCCAAAAGTGCTCGTGGAAATACACCACTTTTCAAAGACTCGTAAAATTGTGCTTAAAACATCCCCCCCCCGGTGTGTTTGTTTTGCAACGGATCAATTACTTTGCCTTTCAGAAAAGCATTCAAGACCGATACCGATATATTGCATACTTTATATTTCGACAAACATTTTGGTAGAGGTTAGTTAACAGACATAAAATAATGCGGCGTGCCGGATTTGGCCCACggtcctcgagtttgacacctgtgctataACAACATTGCTGGCGTCGGGCCGAAACCTCATATGTCTTTAGTCAATTtggtaaatgaaatattttatcgCACAAATCTATACTTTGTACAAATATTTGACCAAtctaaagtgttgaaaatggctCGCTCTCTTTGCCAATGCCACGTTAATGGTTGAACATGCACGCCATTTTTGGCGTCTCCAGAAAAATGACAGTTTTGGAGACACGAGGATTTCTGCCCAATGCCAGCGATGTGTTACACGTCTGCCTGTCTGGCATcaccgaggtaaaaaaaaacaacaaaaaaatcgcCAAGTGACACCTGTGGAGAAAAGTAAAGTCACCCAAAAAGGAAGACGGTTGCAGGCCCACTTGAGTGTGTCAGTGCAGTCGAATGAAAATGGTCACCTTCTAACTAAGCATTATTTTAAGAAAGTGACAAAATCCGCAATGCGACCGACGGCAGTTACCGACCGGTCTCTGAATCCGTTTCGACGGGAACGTGGGCAACCTCTGCCAGAGATAAACAGCCTTAAATTGCAGCTGAAGTGCACCCACTTCCAGCTATGATTTGTTCATGGCGGTTTACCTGCGCTGAGTCCAAGGCTGGAGTTATCGAAGAACTTTCTGGGAAATGTTCTGGAAAGCAGATCCGTGTTTGCGCCTTCGTCAAAAAATCGGCTTTTGGGAGAGTTGAGCAGGGGGATGCGTGGTGCATCCAACTGCCTGACGGGGGAGTCCGGGACCTTGTGGGACGTAAGTAGCAACTTCTTTGGTGACTGAGGGAGGAGGTCCGGGCACATGGGTAGTCCACGTTTGGTGGGGGTGCACGGCGGCGAAGGCTTGATGTCCGCTTTGACCATTGACTTGATCTTGAGCGCTCTGTTCTTCCATTTGCTAAGGTCCGCCTGCTGACTGGAAATCACGCTGAGGCGGAACACAAACACGTCAAGAGGGAAATCGGAGCGATGCGGCCGGCCGTTTGTCTTACCTTTCAAGCTGTGCGATTTTAACTTGAAGCTGTTTGACCTCCTCCTCCAGTTTGCTGTTTTGGAGCATAGCGCTGCTCTTGATCACCACACCACGCGGGTTCATAAAACGGTCACAAAGCTCCTCACCCTTCAGGACTAAAGAAGCATTCAAGAAACATGGGAGGTAGAAAATGATTTTTCGATAATCGATAAATAAGAAGTGATTCAACAATAATCGTTTTTTGTGCACGATAATGTGAGAGCCGCCGTCTTACATGGATCTGCTCCTTGCTGCTGCACCACCCTTAGCGATTCCTTCAGTTTCCTCACCGACTCTTCCTTCATTTGCAAGGCGGCGGTCATCCTCTGGATCCTGAAAGGTAATCGGGGAGCAGAATGTGAAGAGCGGCAAGAAAAGACGGTACAGCGCCGGTTGTGGCCGGTTCTTCCTTACTCTTGTTGGTGTTTATCAGAAGCAACGCTCAACTCCATTGTCTTCATGTACAACTGCGCTTGGGCTTTCTGCAGCTCGGCAACTGAAGGCGATGCACGTTCCTATCAGACAAGAGCATGAGTCGTGAAAAGTCTGAAGCGTTTCATTCCGCTAATCCCGAATGACATTCCAGATGGCTCCTCGTAGTTTTTAGGTGGCGTTGTTGGAACCAACCTCAGATTCGTGCAGTTGGCTCTTCAGGATTTTCACGTCGTTCTTTAGTTCTTCAGCCTTGACCCGATTCTCCATAAGCTCGGTCTCAAGTTGCTGAATGGTCTTCTTGTAGCCAGAGAtgcaagtgttgtttttttgctgcgTCTCTTCGAGCTCCTTGTTCTTGAGACACAACGCCTGATGAAGAAAACGGCCATTTACACGTCACGAAAATTGAAAATGTATACATGCATGAAGTGCTTCAAATAAATGGAGAACATTATGACTGATTGAAGCTCTTCACAGTTATCAATCTGAAATGATGAGACTTACTTTGACTTTCTCCTCAGATTGCTGGAGTAGACTAGTAAATTCTTGGTTGTTACCGAGCAAAGTCAGCTCTGGCCTTTCCGGGTTCTCCTCCAGCTTCTGCCGCAGAGAGACACGCTTGCTTTTTTCTTCTTGCAACTGGGACTGAGCCCGCGCCGTCACCTGCTGCAATTCCTGATACTGAACATCGCGCTCGGTAAAGATGCTCTGCAGGGGGTTCAGAGAGACGTGGAGTGAGCACTTTCCTCAGAGttaggtgagaaaaaaaaaaatgagagcacAAAACTTACCTGCAAAAGCATTTTTCTGTTTTGCAGCACCGCAGACCTGCTGGCGGCCTCAGCGCTAAAGAGGCCGTGCATCCTACTGGCATCTAAAGGTTGTCTGGCGTGCTCCTCCTGCACCAGCCCTGAGAACCTTGCCCTCTCTTTGTCCTCAGCAGAAACTTCATTGTGGTAAGAATCCAAGGCTGCATCGAGGGTCTCCAAAATGTGGCCCACTTTCTGTAAAACAAGGCatgtttgtcatttttaaaaGCATCAAAGATTAAATGTGGAATTGCCTATATTAAGAAATTAAAccgccactaaaaaaaaaaaaaaaaaaaatcttacgttGGACTTAGAACATTGATGTTAAAaaatgcttgaaaaaaaaataattagaaaCTAGTTCCCCATTCTAAATGATTATTGGGAACACTGTCGGTGAATTTGTGAATCTCACCTGCACGTAGAACTGCCTTTTGTCGATGAGTTCAGCCAATCTGTGAGTCTGCTCTGAGGAATAGTCCAGGTCTGGAGGAGAGTCGGCTTTGCAGCGCAACACATCCTGCAAGTGCCACTCCTCAAAGATGGTCGCATCAATTTGGATCGACTCCCGGAAAATCCTCTTGAATTCTTTGGCCTCTACCTGAAGGGCATCCTGGGGGGGAGAGAGAATTTCATAAATCCTGCGCGGGCTTAGCGAAAATATCACATGGAAGGAATAGTTGGTTATTTACAAGCATAATCTGGAGCGTGCTAAGATTCTGCGCTCCCAGCCTGTAGACCACGTTGGCGACTTTCCGCGTGGCTTGAGGAAAGGAGTTGTACTCCTCGTTAGTCACAAAAAGTTCCGCCTTTAGGCTGTCGCCTTCGAATGCGGGTTGAAGCTGGCCGGTTTTGTGTATAAATTCCTCCAGGCGTCCGAATAACTCCTGCAAATGGTCGGACAATCGTTGTGATGTCAAAAGAAAAGCGAAAATGATTCGTCCACACTCGGCGATGCATTTACCTCAAGTTGCAAAGTTAAGTCGCGCAGCCTGGATTGTCCCGTCACCTTGGAGGCAGTCAAGTCCTGCTCGCAACATTTAAGCTTCTCATTGAGTACGGCCACGGTTGCGTTTGCTTCCGCCAGCAACTGAAAAGGTGAAGAAAAGCAATGTTCAAAAAAGTGTACATTGACTCTTTTCTGGGCCatggcaataataataataataaatattttcttttgtacAGATATCTCCATTTACATTGCAGAACTAAAAGTGGAAAAAAGAAACCTGCTGTGACGTGGTCGCCTCAATTTGAACTGCCGTTTGATTTTCCTTGATGCTTTTGAGCTGCTCCTCCAGCTGCTGCACCTAAAGTATTTGTGAGAAAAGAACATGGTTGGATGAAAAATCCAGTCACAATGGAGCTTTGACGAGCATCTCCACCTCTTGTCGTAGGTCGCTCTCCAATTTTCTGGCCTCGGCCTGCTGCAGCAACCTGGACTCCTTGTGCTTGTTCTCGCTCTCTTGCATTGTGGAGACCTTCAACAATCATTTGAACGTTTACCCAAGCCACTAGCCCGGAATTACAATTCGACACGCCAACTGTGCTGTGCTCACCTTGTCCTGCAGCTCCGTTTCAAGCTGTTTTTTCTCACGCTCAACTTCTTCCAAGGTCTCCCGCAACTGCGCGCGCTCCTCATCGAGAGACTTCACTCTGCAATCGAGCTTCTTTAACTCCTCCGACGAGCTCTGATGTCGACTTTCCAGCTCGTCTTCCATCCCTTTGACCTTCtcaattaaatacattttctgCAAACAAACGCTCGACATtagtaacaacaacaacaacatgaacATTTCAAAACAATCCTACCTCCGTTTGAAACGTTTCAGTCACACGCTCGAGCTTGGCCGTGAGCTCATTTTTGTCCTGTCTGAGTATTTCCAACATCTCCTGCAGCTGAGCTCGCTCCTCACTCAGCGACGTCACGCCGCAATTCAGCTTTTCCAATTCATCAGTGGCGCTCTGAAGCTGACGTTCCTTCTCATCTAGTAGAACATCTCTCTCCGTTTCAACTCCTCGGAGTTTTTCGGTTAAATGCATTTTCTACAAAAGATCCAAAAAGTCTTTGTTTAGTGAGTTGTACTGTAACGCAGAGAGCATTGCAAGATCTTACAAACCTCCTCTTGATAGGTTTCCACCACATCCTCTAGCTTTGCTAGAATCTCATTTTTGTCCCGTCGGAGTAGTTCCAGTGTCTCCTGCAACTGAGCTCGCTCCTCactcagagacatcactgtgAAATTCAAGTTGTCCAGGTCCTCAGTGGAGCTCTGATGTTCAACTAGTAGAGCAGCTTGCTCAGCTTCGACCCTGGCAATTAAGTGCAttttctacacacacacacacacaaaagaaaaatgcaaaaatcAGTGCCTTTGCTTTAGCCAAGTGTCGTCTCAGTACAAGATGACCAACCTCCGCTTCTGTCACCTCCTCCAGCTTTACTGTCAGCTGATTTTTCTCTTGAGTGAGCATCTCCACCGTCTCCTGCAGTTGAGCTCGCTCCTCAGCCAGAGCGGCAACTTTGCGCGTCAGGTTCTCCAACTCCTCAGCCTGTTGGGCATTTTTCTCCGCTTCGTCACACTCCGACTTGTCTGTTAAAGCCCTTGTCTGTAAATCGGacgaaataaataaaacaattaatGATTGACAGAGGCCCCAAcactacttttgtgtgtgtgtgtgtgtaaaatacATATTAAAGGCTGAGGTTTAAAAAGACCTCACGATTACTAGAAGACTGAATTCCATTTCTTGCGTCAAATCAACTTCAAATTGACGTCACCTCCAGTTGTGCTCTGAGCTGGCTTGTTTCCTGTCCCAGTGCCTCCAGTTGCTCATGCAGCTGATGTCGCTCTTCACCGAGAGAAGTCACTTGACAAAGCAGCTTCTCCATCTCAGATTGGAGGCTGCTTCGCTCTGCGGTGGCACGCTCAAGCTCCTCAGACAGCCTCTGAACCTGTGAGGATGTGAGACTTCACTGGAATGACCATGACTGTGTGCACACAAGAGCTAAGATCTACACAGAAAGAAATCCATggccatataaaaaaaaaaaaaagtttgttcttGCCTGATTTTGAAGTTCTTGgcatttgttttcattcattaaCAGGTTGATCTCTTCCTGGAGAAGTCGGATCTTCTCTTCTGCTATTGTGAGCTCTGCTTGAGTCTCAGCAGTCTGAAAATCCCCAACATGAACAAAGACAGTGTTCTTAAATAAAACCATACACAgaaaatttttgtttttgtagagCATACAGATACGATTCCTTATCATGATAACACTGGATTACGGTTTTCAAGAGGCCCACTTACTCCTCAGTGAATTATCGGAAACATGCATTAATTTAAAAGCAAACCTACCACCTTGACAATAAATTCCGCACCTTCAATAGGACATTAATCCAAAACGAGAATAGCAAGTTAgtgatgtactttttttttttttttaaattgaatgtaTTCATCGTTTCCATTAAGCAGCTGTTTTGGCACCATCTGATGGCATGTTAAGATGTTCCAGAAAGAGTAGAAAACTTTTTCAGTGACTCGCTGCGTAAACAAAATAAGGCAGATCGGCAAATTGGTAGATCACAAATTGACCAGATTCGAGTGTCAGCAGAACCTTACCTGTGCATTCTGTTGACCCTCGAGCTCTTTCAGCAACGGCAGATCTGACTCGATCTGTTGCTGCAACCCACACTGCATCTAAAACACATCAACATTTGAATTGGATCTCCAAGAACAAGGACGGGGGCAACTGGGGTGACCCATAATTCATAAAAATATGACATGCTCCTTTTTGTGAGGCGTCATGAATATTGAAAATTGCAGTTTTGTTATGCATCTGATTGGGAAATGCGTCGTCCTGGGACATTGTAAAATCGATGGATTACTATGACTAACCCACATTGATCTAAGTACACTCCCTTACCATCTCCATATTTTCCTCCAGTTCTGTCCTGAGCTGCATCTTGTCCTGTCTCAGGTGCTTGACCGTCTCAAGCAGCTGATCCCTCTCCTCGGTGAGAGACGTCACTCTGGACAGCAACTCCCGAGTCTCTTCCGTCAAAGTCTGACGTCCGGTGTCCTCGTTGAGGTCACCCCCATTTGCGTTTGCAGTTTCAAGCTCTTGGCTCAAAATCTTAATCTGTTTAAAAGAAGGTTTATTTTAGAGGCACCAGCGGATAGAAAACAAATGGGTAGGACAAAACCTACACTTTGCTTTAAATCAAACTCTTTCTCCTCAGTGATTTTGACAAGATTATTGTTCTTGTGCTTCAGCTCTTCAAGCTCATCTTGAAGGGACTGGAGAAGAGTTTGAGACTCTTCaacctaaaaaataaaaaaggaaacaatTGACTGGAGGTTTTGGGTATTTATGAAAACGAGTCCAATTTTTTAAGGTGCTTTCAACaaacctgctgctgcagctgagcttgtttctctccAGCCGATTGCTCAATATCATCATTTCTCTCAACTTGCTCTTGAAGCTGAGATTGGAGGGAATGTAGAAGGCTTTGATTCTCTGCAGCCTAATAtttaaccccccccaaaaaagtacaTCAATTCAGTTAtatagagggaaaaaaatgtatttaccaAAATCAATTCATCATCTGCAAAAATGGATTTTGCCATGTGGAAAAGCAAAGCCTTCACTCACCCCATCAATAAAGTGCTGCAGCTCTCCCTCTAGTTTGTCCTTTTGCTGGTTGACTACTTGTAGAGTCGCCTCAAGTTGCTCTTTCTGAAACGGGGAGAAGAAAACATGCCTGGATGT is a window from the Syngnathus scovelli strain Florida chromosome 2, RoL_Ssco_1.2, whole genome shotgun sequence genome containing:
- the cenpe gene encoding centromere-associated protein E isoform X2, producing MAEESAVKVCVRVRPIIKREEGVPSEQAAPVQVFWKTDKKSIHQIDDGSSTKSFSFDRVFTPEETTNQLYQEIAKPLVVSTVQGYNGTIFAYGQTSSGKTFTMMGSDHVPGVIPLAIDGVFETIKKCPEKEFLLRVSYMEIYNETVTDLLVDSWKRKPLEVRESLNKTIYVADLTEELVTSSAQALAWIRKGEKNRHYGKTEMNERSSRSHTVFRMILESRERSDLGPGENADGAIIVSHLNLVDLAGSERASQTGAEGTRLKEGCNINRSLFTLGQVIKKLSEESQSVSRSFINYRDSKLTRILQNSLGGNAKTVILCTITTATLDETLRTLQFASTAKKMKNDPHVTEVSDDGALLRRYRTEIVDLKRRLHEVSSITQTTATEKEVLSQLLQEKHQLQVEQEDRIRNLTKLLVTSNNLTCVQKVPKRRVTWGGKMLRLAHPSPSEDCLSDRSFAASVSRKRKVHSSSVMEQIEDEDFDGDWEIPDESSDDTSQCQDFVTFRSMASRAAERVAELEVELQTVGQQNQQARDQIVAMEQKAAQVDLKLQSEMQEKSQAVDKVQLLELRVTDLKLQLEEQLLNSGQQLEDDQRYEILATEMDMLASERDYLKQALDLARERTQILETEKTALSQELEEKTELQEFISLEEKMRNEQECELKNKISSLKEAMESRELQYLELQTNLETVSEELRKKTKIADDLQNMCGKDLSKEVAKLQLSLEDSEALGRETKKEWAVLRSENIALQELKITLTDSHEKMEAEVNSLRLQLEAEKSQFKKMQADLQKELNLVFNENTKLTSLLDGKVPKNMMESVELERTVTELKKELAASQEAEGVLRAQVEELQSLQAPTFEADNPEKPISSQELEELESVVATLRAERDQLQMDLQENIDMMIELQEELRTELGEKVVLKERIKQLEESQTDNFEKPSDDLTAELETLQAQKEQLEATLQVVNQQKDKLEGELQHFIDGAAENQSLLHSLQSQLQEQVERNDDIEQSAGEKQAQLQQQVEESQTLLQSLQDELEELKHKNNNLVKITEEKEFDLKQSIKILSQELETANANGGDLNEDTGRQTLTEETRELLSRVTSLTEERDQLLETVKHLRQDKMQLRTELEENMEMMQCGLQQQIESDLPLLKELEGQQNAQTAETQAELTIAEEKIRLLQEEINLLMNENKCQELQNQVQRLSEELERATAERSSLQSEMEKLLCQVTSLGEERHQLHEQLEALGQETSQLRAQLETRALTDKSECDEAEKNAQQAEELENLTRKVAALAEERAQLQETVEMLTQEKNQLTVKLEEVTEAEKMHLIARVEAEQAALLVEHQSSTEDLDNLNFTVMSLSEERAQLQETLELLRRDKNEILAKLEDVVETYQEEKMHLTEKLRGVETERDVLLDEKERQLQSATDELEKLNCGVTSLSEERAQLQEMLEILRQDKNELTAKLERVTETFQTEKMYLIEKVKGMEDELESRHQSSSEELKKLDCRVKSLDEERAQLRETLEEVEREKKQLETELQDKVSTMQESENKHKESRLLQQAEARKLESDLRQEVQQLEEQLKSIKENQTAVQIEATTSQQLLAEANATVAVLNEKLKCCEQDLTASKVTGQSRLRDLTLQLEELFGRLEEFIHKTGQLQPAFEGDSLKAELFVTNEEYNSFPQATRKVANVVYRLGAQNLSTLQIMLDALQVEAKEFKRIFRESIQIDATIFEEWHLQDVLRCKADSPPDLDYSSEQTHRLAELIDKRQFYVQKVGHILETLDAALDSYHNEVSAEDKERARFSGLVQEEHARQPLDASRMHGLFSAEAASRSAVLQNRKMLLQSIFTERDVQYQELQQVTARAQSQLQEEKSKRVSLRQKLEENPERPELTLLGNNQEFTSLLQQSEEKVKALCLKNKELEETQQKNNTCISGYKKTIQQLETELMENRVKAEELKNDVKILKSQLHESEERASPSVAELQKAQAQLYMKTMELSVASDKHQQEIQRMTAALQMKEESVRKLKESLRVVQQQGADPFLKGEELCDRFMNPRGVVIKSSAMLQNSKLEEEVKQLQVKIAQLESVISSQQADLSKWKNRALKIKSMVKADIKPSPPCTPTKRGLPMCPDLLPQSPKKLLLTSHKVPDSPVRQLDAPRIPLLNSPKSRFFDEGANTDLLSRTFPRKFFDNSSLGLSADATSDGCASQSSDVPDCVTQ
- the cenpe gene encoding centromere-associated protein E isoform X1; protein product: MAEESAVKVCVRVRPIIKREEGVPSEQAAPVQVFWKTDKKSIHQIDDGSSTKSFSFDRVFTPEETTNQLYQEIAKPLVVSTVQGYNGTIFAYGQTSSGKTFTMMGSDHVPGVIPLAIDGVFETIKKCPEKEFLLRVSYMEIYNETVTDLLVDSWKRKPLEVRESLNKTIYVADLTEELVTSSAQALAWIRKGEKNRHYGKTEMNERSSRSHTVFRMILESRERSDLGPGENADGAIIVSHLNLVDLAGSERASQTGAEGTRLKEGCNINRSLFTLGQVIKKLSEESQSVSRSFINYRDSKLTRILQNSLGGNAKTVILCTITTATLDETLRTLQFASTAKKMKNDPHVTEVSDDGALLRRYRTEIVDLKRRLHEVSSITQTTATEKEVLSQLLQEKHQLQVEQEDRIRNLTKLLVTSNNLTCVQKVPKRRVTWGGKMLRLAHPSPSEDCLSDRSFAASVSRKRKVHSSSVMEQIEDEDFDGDWEIPDESSDDTSQCQDFVTFRSMASRAAERVAELEVELQTVGQQNQQARDQIVAMEQKAAQVDLKLQSEMQEKSQAVDKVQLLELRVTDLKLQLEEQLLNSGQQLEDDQRYEILATEMDMLASERDYLKQALDLARERTQILETEKTALSQELEEKTELQEFISLEEKMRNEQECELKNKISSLKEAMESRELQYLELQTNLETVSEELRKKTKIADDLQNMCGKDLSKEVAKLQLSLEDSEALGRETKKEWAVLRSENIALQELKITLTDSHEKMEAEVNSLRLQLEAEKSQFKKMQADLQKELNLVFNENTKLTSLLDGKVPKNMMESVELERTVTELKKELAASQEAEGVLRAQVEELQSLQAPTFEADNPEKPISSQELEELESVVATLRAERDQLQMDLQENIDMMIELQEELRTELGEKVVLKERIKQLEESQTDNFEKPSDDLTAELETLQAQKEQLEATLQVVNQQKDKLEGELQHFIDGAAENQSLLHSLQSQLQEQVERNDDIEQSAGEKQAQLQQQVEESQTLLQSLQDELEELKHKNNNLVKITEEKEFDLKQSIKILSQELETANANGGDLNEDTGRQTLTEETRELLSRVTSLTEERDQLLETVKHLRQDKMQLRTELEENMEMMQCGLQQQIESDLPLLKELEGQQNAQTAETQAELTIAEEKIRLLQEEINLLMNENKCQELQNQVQRLSEELERATAERSSLQSEMEKLLCQVTSLGEERHQLHEQLEALGQETSQLRAQLETRALTDKSECDEAEKNAQQAEELENLTRKVAALAEERAQLQETVEMLTQEKNQLTVKLEEVTEAEKMHLIARVEAEQAALLVEHQSSTEDLDNLNFTVMSLSEERAQLQETLELLRRDKNEILAKLEDVVETYQEEKMHLTEKLRGVETERDVLLDEKERQLQSATDELEKLNCGVTSLSEERAQLQEMLEILRQDKNELTAKLERVTETFQTEKMYLIEKVKGMEDELESRHQSSSEELKKLDCRVKSLDEERAQLRETLEEVEREKKQLETELQDKVSTMQESENKHKESRLLQQAEARKLESDLRQEVQQLEEQLKSIKENQTAVQIEATTSQQLLAEANATVAVLNEKLKCCEQDLTASKVTGQSRLRDLTLQLEELFGRLEEFIHKTGQLQPAFEGDSLKAELFVTNEEYNSFPQATRKVANVVYRLGAQNLSTLQIMLDALQVEAKEFKRIFRESIQIDATIFEEWHLQDVLRCKADSPPDLDYSSEQTHRLAELIDKRQFYVQKVGHILETLDAALDSYHNEVSAEDKERARFSGLVQEEHARQPLDASRMHGLFSAEAASRSAVLQNRKMLLQSIFTERDVQYQELQQVTARAQSQLQEEKSKRVSLRQKLEENPERPELTLLGNNQEFTSLLQQSEEKVKALCLKNKELEETQQKNNTCISGYKKTIQQLETELMENRVKAEELKNDVKILKSQLHESEERASPSVAELQKAQAQLYMKTMELSVASDKHQQEIQRMTAALQMKEESVRKLKESLRVVQQQGADPFLKGEELCDRFMNPRGVVIKSSAMLQNSKLEEEVKQLQVKIAQLESVISSQQADLSKWKNRALKIKSMVKADIKPSPPCTPTKRGLPMCPDLLPQSPKKLLLTSHKVPDSPVRQLDAPRIPLLNSPKSRFFDEGANTDLLSRTFPRKFFDNSSLGLSAEVAHVPVETDSETDATSDGCASQSSDVPDCVTQ